A section of the Brachyhypopomus gauderio isolate BG-103 chromosome 13, BGAUD_0.2, whole genome shotgun sequence genome encodes:
- the zic1 gene encoding zinc finger protein ZIC 1, which produces MLLDAGPQYPAIGVTTFGSSRHHSTGEVTDREVALGINPFADGMGAFKINHSSHDLGSGQTAFSSQAPGYAAAALGHHHHPTHVSSYSTAAFNSTRDFLFRNRGFGDATSAQHSLFASAAGSFAGPHGHSDAAGHLLFPGLHEQAATHASSNVVNSQMRLGFSGDMYGRADQYGHVTSPRSEHYASTQLHGYGPMNMNMAAHHGAGAFFRYMRQPIKQELICKWIEPEQLTNPKKSCNKTFSTMHELVTHLTVEHVGGPEQSNHICFWEECSREGKPFKAKYKLVNHIRVHTGEKPFPCPFPGCGKVFARSENLKIHKRTHTGEKPFKCEFEGCDRRFANSSDRKKHMHVHTSDKPYLCKMCDKSYTHPSSLRKHMKVHESSSQGSQPSPAASSGYESSTPPTIVSPSTENQSSSSISPASSTVHHASSHGALSSNFNEWYV; this is translated from the exons ATGCTCTTGGACGCAGGACCACAGTATCCAGCGATTGGAGTCACTACTTTCGGCTCCTCCAGACATCACTCAACAGGCGAAGTTACAGACAGAGAAGTGGCGTTGGGGATAAATCCGTTTGCCGACGGTATGGGCGCTTTTAAAATCAACCACAGTTCCCACGATCTTGGCTCCGGGCAAACGGCGTTTTCCTCGCAAGCACCCGGCTACGCGGCCGCAGCCTTGGGACACCATCATCACCCCACTCATGTCAGTTCCTACTCCACCGCGGCGTTCAACTCGACCCGGGACTTTCTCTTTCGGAATCGAGGCTTCGGAGACGCCACGAGCGCGCAACACAGCCTTTTCGCCTCTGCAGCTGGAAGTTTCGCGGGGCCACATGGACACTCCGATGCTGCTGGACACCTGCTTTTCCCGGGACTGCACGAGCAAGCGGCGACGCACGCGTCCTCGAACGTGGTGAACAGTCAGATGCGCTTAGGCTTTTCCGGGGACATGTACGGTCGAGCCGATCAGTACGGCCACGTTACAAGCCCCAGGTCGGAGCACTACGCCTCGACACAGTTACACGGCTATGGCCCCATGAACATGAATATGGCTGCCCATCACGGGGCAGGGGCCTTTTTCCGTTACATGAGACAACCGATCAAACAAGAGCTCATCTGCAAGTGGATTGAACCGGAGCAACTAACTAACCCGAAAAAGTCATGCAACAAAACTTTCAGCACCATGCACGAGCTTGTGACCCATCTCACCGTGGAACACGTTGGGGGACCAGAGCAGTCGAATCATATCTGCTTTTGGGAAGAATGTTCCCGGGAAGGAAAACCATTTAAAGCCAAATATAAACTTGTAAATCATATTAGAGTGCATACCGGAGAGAAACCGTTTCCGTGTCCCTTTCCAGGCTGTGGCAAAGTATTTGCCCGATCGGAAAACCTGAAAATCCACAAAAGAACACACACTG GTGAAAAACCATTTAAGTGTGAGTTTGAAGGCTGTGACAGGCGGTTTGCTAACAGCAGCGACCGAAAGAAACACATGCACGTCCATACGTCAGATAAGCCCtatctgtgcaaaatgtgcgaCAAATCATATACACACCCAAGCTCCCTCCGGAAACACATGAAG GTCCACGAGTCATCCTCTCAAGGCTCCCAACCGTCACCAGCAGCCAGCTCGGGCTACGAGTCCTCCACGCCCCCCACCATCGTCTCCCCGTCCACGGAGAACCAGAGCAGCAGTTCCATATCGCCAGCCTCGTCGACAGTTCACCACGCCAGCAGTCACGGCGCCCTGTCGTCAAATTTTAATGAATGGTACGTGTAA
- the zic4 gene encoding zinc finger protein ZIC 4 isoform X1: MSADALGSPVMDPTFSKRNTALRLVDLAGAHQHHHHHHHTPQSVTGFPGFSSHPHSMAHAHPGEITAEPRLGPSPFGPEHMGHSAALKISPAHHYPHRHHHNHHIAGHSEVVSSQTAAFGPVQAATVPYSMSHTAQALSAGRDFLIRRDLTAQAMPVLTDQTSGTTSHHGMFVSTTGNYPGHYGHHPDAGTHTLFPGLHHEQPSNGAPGGQALNGQIRLGIPGEMYVRSDHLSQVASSRADPFAASPLHAYGGLNLNMSLSAHHHGAGAFFRYMRQPIKQELICKWLEPEHSAKKLCSKTYSTMHELVTHVTVEHVGGPEQANHICFWEECPREGKPFKAKYKLVNHIRVHTGEKPFPCPFPGCGKVFARSENLKIHKRTHTGEKPFKCEFDGCDRRFANSSDRKKHSHVHTSDKPYNCKVRGCDKSYTHPSSLRKHMKVHCKSPPPSSGYESSTPSLVSPSSDLGRESAPSALSEPLSGSHPANLSEWYVCHSSGASGSQTPPSGSSTPDPSERPPYRNSERGDAF; the protein is encoded by the exons ATGAGCGCGGATGCGTTGGGAAGCCCCGTGATGGACCCTACGTTTTCCAAACGGAACACGGCGCTGAGATTAGTTGACTTGGCAGGGGCTCACCagcatcaccatcatcaccaccatacCCCTCAGAGCGTGACAGGCTTCCCGGGGTTCAGCAGCCATCCACACTCAATGGCTCACGCGCACCCTGGGGAGATTACTGCGGAACCCCGCCTGGGGCCGAGTCCATTCGGGCCAGAACACATGGGGCACTCCGCGGCCCTCAAAATCAGCCCAGCCCATCATTATCCCCACCGCCATCACCACAATCATCATATTGCAGGCCACAGTGAAGTGGTCTCCAGTCAAACGGCAGCTTTTGGCCCGGTGCAGGCGGCGACGGTCCCATACTCTATGTCTCACACGGCCCAGGCGTTATCCGCAGGTAGGGATTTCCTCATTCGACGAGACCTGACAGCTCAAGCCATGCCCGTGCTGACCGACCAGACTTCTGGTACAACCTCTCACCACGGAATGTTTGTCTCAACAACAGGTAACTATCCGGGACACTATGGCCATCACCCCGACGCTGGGACCCATACCCTCTTCCCTGGACTTCACCACGAACAGCCCTCTAACGGAGCACCAGGTGGCCAAGCGTTGAACGGACAAATAAGGTTAGGAATACCTGGAGAAATGTACGTTCGGTCTGATCACTTGAGTCAAGTAGCAAGTTCCAGGGCAGACCCGTTTGCAGCTTCGCCTCTGCACGCCTACGGCGGTCTTAATCTGAACATGAGCCTCAGCGCGCACCACCACGGAGCCGGTGCCTTTTTCCGTTACATGAGGCAGCCGATCAAGCAAGAACTCATTTGCAAGTGGCTCGAGCCAGAGCACTCCGCGAAGAAACTTTGCTCGAAAACTTACAGCACCATGCATGAGCTCGTGACACATGTGACCGTGGAACACGTCGGAGGACCAGAGCAGGCGAATCATATCTGCTTTTGGGAAGAATGTCCGCGAGAAGGAAAACCCTTCAAAGCCAAATATAAACTTGTAAATCATATCAGAGTTCACACCGGGGAAAAACCGTTTCCGTGTCCCTTCCCCGGCTGTGGAAAAGTATTTGCCCGATCGGAAAACCTGAAAATCCACAAGAGGACACATACAG GCGAAAAGCCATTTAAATGCGAATTTGACGGATGTGACAGACGTTTTGCAAACAGCAGTGACCGGAAAAAACACTCCCACGTGCACACCAGCGATAAGCCGTACAACTGCAAAGTTCGAGGCTGCGACAAGTCTTACACGCACCCCAGCTCTTTGAGAAAACACATGAAGGTTCACTGCAAGTCCCCTCCGCCAAGTTCGGGTTACGAATCTTCGACCCCGTCTCTAGTTTCCCCTTCCTCGGACTTGGGTCGAGAATCAGCCCCGTCCGCGCTGTCCGAACCTCTCTCTGGCTCGCATCCCGCCAATTTAAGCGAGTGGTACGTATGTCACAGCTCGGGAGCCAGCGGCAGTCAGACCCCACCCAGTGGATCATCCACACCGGACCCTTCAGAGAGACCACCTTACAGGAATTCTGAAAGAGGGGACGCATTCTAA
- the zic4 gene encoding zinc finger protein ZIC 4 isoform X2, translating into MSADALGSPVMDPTFSKRNTALRLVDLAGAHQHHHHHHHTPQSVTGFPGFSSHPHSMAHAHPGEITAEPRLGPSPFGPEHMGHSAALKISPAHHYPHRHHHNHHIAGHSEVVSSQTAAFGPVQAATVPYSMSHTAQALSAGNYPGHYGHHPDAGTHTLFPGLHHEQPSNGAPGGQALNGQIRLGIPGEMYVRSDHLSQVASSRADPFAASPLHAYGGLNLNMSLSAHHHGAGAFFRYMRQPIKQELICKWLEPEHSAKKLCSKTYSTMHELVTHVTVEHVGGPEQANHICFWEECPREGKPFKAKYKLVNHIRVHTGEKPFPCPFPGCGKVFARSENLKIHKRTHTGEKPFKCEFDGCDRRFANSSDRKKHSHVHTSDKPYNCKVRGCDKSYTHPSSLRKHMKVHCKSPPPSSGYESSTPSLVSPSSDLGRESAPSALSEPLSGSHPANLSEWYVCHSSGASGSQTPPSGSSTPDPSERPPYRNSERGDAF; encoded by the exons ATGAGCGCGGATGCGTTGGGAAGCCCCGTGATGGACCCTACGTTTTCCAAACGGAACACGGCGCTGAGATTAGTTGACTTGGCAGGGGCTCACCagcatcaccatcatcaccaccatacCCCTCAGAGCGTGACAGGCTTCCCGGGGTTCAGCAGCCATCCACACTCAATGGCTCACGCGCACCCTGGGGAGATTACTGCGGAACCCCGCCTGGGGCCGAGTCCATTCGGGCCAGAACACATGGGGCACTCCGCGGCCCTCAAAATCAGCCCAGCCCATCATTATCCCCACCGCCATCACCACAATCATCATATTGCAGGCCACAGTGAAGTGGTCTCCAGTCAAACGGCAGCTTTTGGCCCGGTGCAGGCGGCGACGGTCCCATACTCTATGTCTCACACGGCCCAGGCGTTATCCGCAG GTAACTATCCGGGACACTATGGCCATCACCCCGACGCTGGGACCCATACCCTCTTCCCTGGACTTCACCACGAACAGCCCTCTAACGGAGCACCAGGTGGCCAAGCGTTGAACGGACAAATAAGGTTAGGAATACCTGGAGAAATGTACGTTCGGTCTGATCACTTGAGTCAAGTAGCAAGTTCCAGGGCAGACCCGTTTGCAGCTTCGCCTCTGCACGCCTACGGCGGTCTTAATCTGAACATGAGCCTCAGCGCGCACCACCACGGAGCCGGTGCCTTTTTCCGTTACATGAGGCAGCCGATCAAGCAAGAACTCATTTGCAAGTGGCTCGAGCCAGAGCACTCCGCGAAGAAACTTTGCTCGAAAACTTACAGCACCATGCATGAGCTCGTGACACATGTGACCGTGGAACACGTCGGAGGACCAGAGCAGGCGAATCATATCTGCTTTTGGGAAGAATGTCCGCGAGAAGGAAAACCCTTCAAAGCCAAATATAAACTTGTAAATCATATCAGAGTTCACACCGGGGAAAAACCGTTTCCGTGTCCCTTCCCCGGCTGTGGAAAAGTATTTGCCCGATCGGAAAACCTGAAAATCCACAAGAGGACACATACAG GCGAAAAGCCATTTAAATGCGAATTTGACGGATGTGACAGACGTTTTGCAAACAGCAGTGACCGGAAAAAACACTCCCACGTGCACACCAGCGATAAGCCGTACAACTGCAAAGTTCGAGGCTGCGACAAGTCTTACACGCACCCCAGCTCTTTGAGAAAACACATGAAGGTTCACTGCAAGTCCCCTCCGCCAAGTTCGGGTTACGAATCTTCGACCCCGTCTCTAGTTTCCCCTTCCTCGGACTTGGGTCGAGAATCAGCCCCGTCCGCGCTGTCCGAACCTCTCTCTGGCTCGCATCCCGCCAATTTAAGCGAGTGGTACGTATGTCACAGCTCGGGAGCCAGCGGCAGTCAGACCCCACCCAGTGGATCATCCACACCGGACCCTTCAGAGAGACCACCTTACAGGAATTCTGAAAGAGGGGACGCATTCTAA